ATCGAGGAAATGACGTTGGAGTTTGGTCTTATTGATCAGTCCATAGTCACGGTTCAGTGCTGTGACCCTTGACCCTGTATAAACCACGCAGTCATGCCAGCGATGGCCCAACATATCAGCTAGCAACAGTGATTCAAGTTCATCGCACCAAATGCCGTAGGTGTTGGGCCAAGCAGCGGTCGGCTCAGCCTGGGTCAGCCCAATTACCCGCAAACCCCGGCTCCCCAGCTCGGCAGCCATGGATAATCCGGCGGGTCCAGCCCCTATCACCAAGGCATCTGCTACGTCACGATGTTCCACAGGCTCACCCATACTTGTCTTTATTACTCACCTTTTTTAGTCTACCGGTCGCGCCGTCAAGATATCTAGCGATCGCCCGATCGCTCTGAAGAGGTTGGCGACTCGGCCGCAACCTCCAGCACCTCATCTAGACGTTGCCAGTCCTGTACCCGAATCCGTCCACCCCGTTGATAGGTGACCACAGGATGCAGTTGCTTAAAGAGGCGCACACATTCTTCATAGGTGATGCCAATGCTGCGGGCAATTTGGTAGTGGGGCAGGGGCGATCGCAGTTCTTCTCCTTCCGCTAAGGTGACCGTGCCATAGTTGTTGGCAGCGTATTGCAAATAATGGACAAGCCGCACCACAGCCCGCTCAGACACCAGCCCGTGGACAGTATCATGAAGCTGCTGCAAGCGATGATTGAACATCATTAGCATGGTCAGCGGTACGTCTGGATGCTGGCGAAATAGGGTCAGCAATGCCTGGCGATCGATGGTGATCACTTGAGCTTCGGCGATCGCGGTGACATTTGCAGGGGCGACCTGATCGCCAAAAAGTGCTGGTGCAGCGAAGATATCACCAGGTGCAAGGGTGCGTAAAATGGTCTCCTTGCCACTGCTAGCCAGCTTTG
The Candidatus Obscuribacterales bacterium genome window above contains:
- a CDS encoding Crp/Fnr family transcriptional regulator, which encodes MVVSLDQLAQLPLFYNLKTDELVDLQPHTRLLSYQAGEVVLQEGDRLPSQLYSLSVGQLRVAKLASSGKETILRTLAPGDIFAAPALFGDQVAPANVTAIAEAQVITIDRQALLTLFRQHPDVPLTMLMMFNHRLQQLHDTVHGLVSERAVVRLVHYLQYAANNYGTVTLAEGEELRSPLPHYQIARSIGITYEECVRLFKQLHPVVTYQRGGRIRVQDWQRLDEVLEVAAESPTSSERSGDR